In one Neobacillus sp. CF12 genomic region, the following are encoded:
- a CDS encoding DUF2759 domain-containing protein, producing MGVVIIFALVSLLAAYGAFTALKNKNFLGAFWAVATLAVFGWFTVMTLIESGFPTGTH from the coding sequence ATGGGAGTAGTTATTATTTTTGCATTAGTTTCTTTACTTGCTGCTTACGGTGCATTCACTGCCCTAAAAAATAAAAATTTCTTAGGAGCATTCTGGGCAGTAGCAACATTGGCTGTTTTTGGTTGGTTCACAGTCATGACCCTTATCGAAAGTGGTTTTCCTACTGGAACACACTAA